From the Pomacea canaliculata isolate SZHN2017 linkage group LG14, ASM307304v1, whole genome shotgun sequence genome, one window contains:
- the LOC112555810 gene encoding uncharacterized protein LOC112555810 → MKVAVVVVLLLVAGQLPKNEAAFLSSLGDFFSSALESFSNTALQALANVGERLLRNVTATTTGLLSETGQMLLFELGDLANSKSGTGSTGGKRDLSELLHALEQLKQELPSELSTAFGELRTEAEKFLQGVTQVVGHLTTGRIDPQAVLESIPELEKTVERLTSGFSDNLVQRVGSLVSRLLGIRSRRTLGLLEGLRQSVESFVEPLVSTLRTDLGVVTQTVESLARNLLSGTDLGSVVNNLLGNLGLLG, encoded by the exons ATgaaggttgctgttgttgtcgtgcTGCTTCTCGTCGCTGGTCAGCTGCCCAAGAATGAGGCTGCCTTCCTGAGTTCGCTCGGGGACTTCTTCAGCAGCGCCTTGGAGTCGTTCAGCAACACGGCACTGCAAGCGCTCGCCAACGTTGGAGAGCGACTTCTCCGCAATGTGACTGCAACCACCACAGGCCTCTTGTCGGAGACAGGACAAA TGTTGCTCTTTGAACTCGGCGACCTCGCAAACTCTAAGAGCGGAACCGGAAGTACAGGTGGAAAGCGTGACCTCAG CGAACTCTTGCACGCTCTGGAGCAGCTGAAGCAGGAACTGCCTTCTGAGCTTTCCACCGCGTTCGGAGAACTGAGAACTGAGGCCGAAAAATTCCTGCAGGGTGTTACTCAGGTCGTGGGACACCTGACCACAGGTCGCATTGATCCCCAGGCTGTCTTGGAATCTATTCCTGAGCTGGAGA AGACAGTGGAGCGCCTCACCTCTGGCTTCAGCGACAACTTGGTACAGAGGGTGGGCAGCCTCGTCTCTCGTCTCCTGGGTATCCGCAGCCGCCGCACTCTTGGTCTTCTGGAAGGTCTTCGCCAGTCCGTGGAGAGTTTTGTGGAGCCCCTGGTCAGCACCCTCCGCACT GACCTGGGCGTAGTGACCCAGACAGTTGAGTCTCTGGCCCGTAACCTGCTCTCTGGCACTGACCTCGGCTCTGTCGTCAACAACCTCCTCGGCAACCTTGGACTTCTTGGATAA
- the LOC112555765 gene encoding run domain Beclin-1-interacting and cysteine-rich domain-containing protein-like isoform X1, with protein sequence MAEQEEEGSSERWVEECHNLLMALKSTIEGILAMQSSNVWSTYGGFKRVCGQMESVLSHRIKHSQMHSPSDGVFWSFIRGLKWLRPGMTSTLEQVRRAARSGNHSGLGQLWLHESLQNHTLSSQLAILASDPEHLRYHYHDGAFLRNSDFVQAMLICLRAVELNKVAVLADIDPKILQKRTKSIHYHNSPSTSPSVMSVDDLYADIQSVPVMHPAYSISRGTETLSPPRPDVMFSISGDHSGGAGAESTHSAEVSVPSCTMPSADRYTTSPTLNVFISSSPNTISLYDHTLVDPLSSIYSTSPPLIEEHPPVFHNIQDHPQSQSRLGQHRETLRKCLSESYASDSFQQYHLTGCKEVYIPPTDTSGDNNEKNVRSNPRLGTSNGAVSAGVKHSVEVASIYKLGHKRSQSDFGVGAASARNSDFAPSPDLGNGAEPSEGKTAESAASSAAGKTSQRTSQASIPGLHRRDSFFQPPAKGQSLVSYLSEQDFNCCATLETENAHFTIADILISVFEQMKWENTLKRQSLMDTVSDEEESDDEIAELKQRIRIRRRERLVEKSKRFSANSDGMNDTNTGSSQAASSPFSSHDFSSLSGSSDSEELDSELELTFSGNEPSNLALLKISGLSLSMASLYSAADLQKRGKSPEPTGLDQQGSTEKSNFSAEAIALSLLSQFSEKRLPKASELDWLVSEKDVPQALLPLPNSYPISPDDGENADLMQTAYQTKLRGNLEWAPPRAQIIFTVHSQEKRSVVLSRQNMRCAGCGAKTEPGFVKRLRYCEYMGKYFCQCCHSNSMEVIPGRIIMRWDFTQYYVSNFARDVLQKIHQQPLFHVEAINPALYRKVRLLDTVRDLRRQLGHLIVFLNICRRSTKLLEEMTSLRRHWAEDDDIYSVEDFLMVRSGEMVAQLKQFVSEAISHVEGCQLCQGLGFICELCQDQGVIFPFQLGRVTLCPVCQACFHRSCFIPGKCPKCSRMEIRRKRQTQISPSTETPPSEHSNIKEQKEEVAASS encoded by the exons ATGGCGgaacaggaggaggagggttcTAGCGAAAG GTGGGTGGAAGAATGCCACAATTTATTAATGGCATTAAAATCTACCATAGAGGGTATTTTGGCTATGCAGTCAAGTAATGTTTGGAGCACTTATGGAGGCTTTAAGAGAGTGTGTGGACAGATGGAATCAGTTCTCAGCCATAGGATAAAACATTCACAG ATGCATTCTCCTTCGGATGGAGTATTCTGGTCATTCATTCGTGGTCTCAAGTGGCTACGCCCTGGAATGACTTCAACGCTGGAGCAAGTGAGACGGGCAGCACGATCAGGAAACCACAGTGGCCTAGGACAGTTGTGGCTGCATGAGAGTCTTCAGAACCATACTCTCTCATCCCAGCTGGCCATACTTGCCAGTGATCCAGAGCATCTTCGGTATCATTATCATG ATGGTGCATTTTTGAGGAATAGTGATTTTGTTCAAGCTATGTTGATATGTCTGAGAGCTGTAGAACTAAACAAGGTGGCTGTTTTGGCTGACATTGACCCCAAAATT TTACAAAAGCGGACAAAATCCATCCATTATCACAACAGTCCATCAACATCACCTAGTGTCATGTCTGTGGATGATCTCTATGCAGACATACAGTCTGTTCCAGTAATGCATCCAGCATACTCTATCTCACGGGGCACCGAAACTTTGTCTCCACCAAGACCAGATGTGATGTTTAGCATATCTGGGGACCATTCTGGGGGTGCAG GTGCAGAATCAACTCATTCAGCTGAAGTCAGTGTGCCATCATGCACCATGCCTAGTGCAGATCGCTATACTACATCTCCtacattaaatgttttcatctcttcttctCCTAACACAATCAGCTTATATGACCATACACTTGTTGATCCACTCAGTTCGATCTACAGCACATCACCTCCTCTCATTGAGGAACATCCACCTGTGTTTCACAACATTCAGGACCACCCCCAGTCCCAATCTAGGCTGGGTCAGCACAGAGAAACTTTGCGAAAGTGTCTTTCTGAGAGTTATGCCAGTGACAGTTTTCAGCAGTATCATTTGACTGGCTGCAAAGAGGTTTATATACCTCCAACAGATACTTCTGGtgataataatgaaaagaatgtGAGGTCCAACCCAAGGCTAGGAACTTCAAATGGTGCAGTAAGTGCTGGAGTCAAACACAGTGTTGAAGTTGCTTCCATCTACAAACTTGGGCACAAACGATCACAGTCGGACTTTGGTGTTGGTGCGGCATCAGCCAGAAACAGTGACTTTGCACCGAGTCCAGATCTTGGAAATGGGGCGGAACCATCAGAAGGCAAGACAGCAGAATCAGCTGCCTCATCAGCTGCAGGGAAGACTTCACAGAGAACAAGTCAAG CATCTATTCCTGGTCTTCATCGAAGGGACAGCTTTTTCCAGCCTCCAGCCAAGGGGCAGAGTTTGGTATCATACTTGTCAGAACAAGATTTTAACTGCTGTGCCACTTTGGAAACG gaGAATGCACACTTCACAATTGCTGACATACTGATCAGCGTTTTTGAACAAATGAAGTGGGAAAACACTTTGAAGCGACAGTCACTCATGGACACTGTGTCAGATGAGGAGGAATCAGATGATGAAATTGCTGAACTGAAACAAAGGATTCGCATTAGGAGGAGAGAGCGTTTAGTAGAG aaATCCAAACGGTTCTCTGCCAACAGTGATGGCATGAATGACA CCAACACAGGCAGTAGTCAGGCCGCCTCTTCTCCCTTCAGCTCTCATGATTTCTCCTCATTATCAG GTAGCAGCGACAGTGAGGAACTGGATAGTGAGCTTGAGTTGACTT TTTCGGGTAACGAGCCATCTAACCTGGCGTTGTTAAAAATCTCAGGACTGTCCCTGTCCATGGCTTCACTTTACTCAG CTGCAGACTTGCAGAAGAGAGGAAAGTCTCCAGAGCCTACAGGATTAGACCAACAAGG cTCAACAGAAAAATCCAATTTCTCAGCTGAAGCCATTGCATTATCACTGTTGAGCCAGTTCTCTGAGAAGCGACTTCCTAAGGCTTCAGAACTGGATTGGCTGGTGTCAGAAAAAGATGTACCACAGGCA CTACTGCCCTTACCTAACTCTTATCCCATCTCACCAGATGACGGGGAGAATGCTGACCTCATGCAGACAGCTTACCAG ACAAAACTTCGAGGTAATTTGGAGTGGGCCCCACCACGAGCTCAAATCATCTTTACGGTCCATTCCCAGGAAAA acgAAGTGTTGTGCTAAGTCGACAGAACATGAGGTGTGCAGGGTGCGGTGCTAAAACAGAACCAG GTTTTGTCAAAAGATTACGGTACTGCGAGTATATGGGGAAGTACTTTTGCCAGTGTTGTCATAGCAACAGCATGGAGGTGATACCAGGCCGTATCATCATGCGATGGGATTTTACACAGTACTATGTCTCAAATTTTGCTCGAGATGTGTTACAAAAAATTCACCAGCAACCTCTTTTTCACGTGGAAGCAATCAATCCAGCTTTGTATCGGAAAGTTCGTTTGCTAGACACTGTCCGTGACCTGCGTCGACAGTTGGGTCATCTGATTGTATTTCTCAACATCTGCAGGCGAAGCACAAA GCTTTTGGAAGAGATGACATCACTTCGCAGACATTGGGCAGAGGATGACGACATTTACTCTGTAGAAGATTTTCTCATG GTTCGCAGTGGAGAGATGGTGGCACAGCTTAAGCAGTTTGTGTCAGAAGCAATCAGCCATGTGGAAGGGTGTCAG CTTTGTCAAGGTTTGGGCTTCATCTGTGAGTTGTGTCAGGATCAAGGAGTAATCTTTCCCTTCCAGCTAGGCCGAGTCACCTTGTGTCCAG TTTGTCAAGCATGCTTCCATCGATCCTGTTTCATACCTGGCAAGTGTCCAAAATGCAGCCGGATGGAGATAAG GAGAAAACGGCAGACTCAGATTTCCCCCAGCACAGAAACTCCCCCTTCAGAACACAGCAACATCAAGGAACAGAAGGAGGAGGTTGCAGCATCATCTTGA
- the LOC112555765 gene encoding run domain Beclin-1-interacting and cysteine-rich domain-containing protein-like isoform X2, protein MAEQEEEGSSERWVEECHNLLMALKSTIEGILAMQSSNVWSTYGGFKRVCGQMESVLSHRIKHSQMHSPSDGVFWSFIRGLKWLRPGMTSTLEQVRRAARSGNHSGLGQLWLHESLQNHTLSSQLAILASDPEHLRYHYHDGAFLRNSDFVQAMLICLRAVELNKVAVLADIDPKILQKRTKSIHYHNSPSTSPSVMSVDDLYADIQSVPVMHPAYSISRGTETLSPPRPDVMFSISGDHSGGAGAESTHSAEVSVPSCTMPSADRYTTSPTLNVFISSSPNTISLYDHTLVDPLSSIYSTSPPLIEEHPPVFHNIQDHPQSQSRLGQHRETLRKCLSESYASDSFQQYHLTGCKEVYIPPTDTSGDNNEKNVRSNPRLGTSNGAVSAGVKHSVEVASIYKLGHKRSQSDFGVGAASARNSDFAPSPDLGNGAEPSEGKTAESAASSAAGKTSQRTSQASIPGLHRRDSFFQPPAKGQSLVSYLSEQDFNCCATLETENAHFTIADILISVFEQMKWENTLKRQSLMDTVSDEEESDDEIAELKQRIRIRRRERLVEKSKRFSANSDGMNDTNTGSSQAASSPFSSHDFSSLSGSSDSEELDSELELTSADLQKRGKSPEPTGLDQQGSTEKSNFSAEAIALSLLSQFSEKRLPKASELDWLVSEKDVPQALLPLPNSYPISPDDGENADLMQTAYQTKLRGNLEWAPPRAQIIFTVHSQEKRSVVLSRQNMRCAGCGAKTEPGFVKRLRYCEYMGKYFCQCCHSNSMEVIPGRIIMRWDFTQYYVSNFARDVLQKIHQQPLFHVEAINPALYRKVRLLDTVRDLRRQLGHLIVFLNICRRSTKLLEEMTSLRRHWAEDDDIYSVEDFLMVRSGEMVAQLKQFVSEAISHVEGCQLCQGLGFICELCQDQGVIFPFQLGRVTLCPVCQACFHRSCFIPGKCPKCSRMEIRRKRQTQISPSTETPPSEHSNIKEQKEEVAASS, encoded by the exons ATGGCGgaacaggaggaggagggttcTAGCGAAAG GTGGGTGGAAGAATGCCACAATTTATTAATGGCATTAAAATCTACCATAGAGGGTATTTTGGCTATGCAGTCAAGTAATGTTTGGAGCACTTATGGAGGCTTTAAGAGAGTGTGTGGACAGATGGAATCAGTTCTCAGCCATAGGATAAAACATTCACAG ATGCATTCTCCTTCGGATGGAGTATTCTGGTCATTCATTCGTGGTCTCAAGTGGCTACGCCCTGGAATGACTTCAACGCTGGAGCAAGTGAGACGGGCAGCACGATCAGGAAACCACAGTGGCCTAGGACAGTTGTGGCTGCATGAGAGTCTTCAGAACCATACTCTCTCATCCCAGCTGGCCATACTTGCCAGTGATCCAGAGCATCTTCGGTATCATTATCATG ATGGTGCATTTTTGAGGAATAGTGATTTTGTTCAAGCTATGTTGATATGTCTGAGAGCTGTAGAACTAAACAAGGTGGCTGTTTTGGCTGACATTGACCCCAAAATT TTACAAAAGCGGACAAAATCCATCCATTATCACAACAGTCCATCAACATCACCTAGTGTCATGTCTGTGGATGATCTCTATGCAGACATACAGTCTGTTCCAGTAATGCATCCAGCATACTCTATCTCACGGGGCACCGAAACTTTGTCTCCACCAAGACCAGATGTGATGTTTAGCATATCTGGGGACCATTCTGGGGGTGCAG GTGCAGAATCAACTCATTCAGCTGAAGTCAGTGTGCCATCATGCACCATGCCTAGTGCAGATCGCTATACTACATCTCCtacattaaatgttttcatctcttcttctCCTAACACAATCAGCTTATATGACCATACACTTGTTGATCCACTCAGTTCGATCTACAGCACATCACCTCCTCTCATTGAGGAACATCCACCTGTGTTTCACAACATTCAGGACCACCCCCAGTCCCAATCTAGGCTGGGTCAGCACAGAGAAACTTTGCGAAAGTGTCTTTCTGAGAGTTATGCCAGTGACAGTTTTCAGCAGTATCATTTGACTGGCTGCAAAGAGGTTTATATACCTCCAACAGATACTTCTGGtgataataatgaaaagaatgtGAGGTCCAACCCAAGGCTAGGAACTTCAAATGGTGCAGTAAGTGCTGGAGTCAAACACAGTGTTGAAGTTGCTTCCATCTACAAACTTGGGCACAAACGATCACAGTCGGACTTTGGTGTTGGTGCGGCATCAGCCAGAAACAGTGACTTTGCACCGAGTCCAGATCTTGGAAATGGGGCGGAACCATCAGAAGGCAAGACAGCAGAATCAGCTGCCTCATCAGCTGCAGGGAAGACTTCACAGAGAACAAGTCAAG CATCTATTCCTGGTCTTCATCGAAGGGACAGCTTTTTCCAGCCTCCAGCCAAGGGGCAGAGTTTGGTATCATACTTGTCAGAACAAGATTTTAACTGCTGTGCCACTTTGGAAACG gaGAATGCACACTTCACAATTGCTGACATACTGATCAGCGTTTTTGAACAAATGAAGTGGGAAAACACTTTGAAGCGACAGTCACTCATGGACACTGTGTCAGATGAGGAGGAATCAGATGATGAAATTGCTGAACTGAAACAAAGGATTCGCATTAGGAGGAGAGAGCGTTTAGTAGAG aaATCCAAACGGTTCTCTGCCAACAGTGATGGCATGAATGACA CCAACACAGGCAGTAGTCAGGCCGCCTCTTCTCCCTTCAGCTCTCATGATTTCTCCTCATTATCAG GTAGCAGCGACAGTGAGGAACTGGATAGTGAGCTTGAGTTGACTT CTGCAGACTTGCAGAAGAGAGGAAAGTCTCCAGAGCCTACAGGATTAGACCAACAAGG cTCAACAGAAAAATCCAATTTCTCAGCTGAAGCCATTGCATTATCACTGTTGAGCCAGTTCTCTGAGAAGCGACTTCCTAAGGCTTCAGAACTGGATTGGCTGGTGTCAGAAAAAGATGTACCACAGGCA CTACTGCCCTTACCTAACTCTTATCCCATCTCACCAGATGACGGGGAGAATGCTGACCTCATGCAGACAGCTTACCAG ACAAAACTTCGAGGTAATTTGGAGTGGGCCCCACCACGAGCTCAAATCATCTTTACGGTCCATTCCCAGGAAAA acgAAGTGTTGTGCTAAGTCGACAGAACATGAGGTGTGCAGGGTGCGGTGCTAAAACAGAACCAG GTTTTGTCAAAAGATTACGGTACTGCGAGTATATGGGGAAGTACTTTTGCCAGTGTTGTCATAGCAACAGCATGGAGGTGATACCAGGCCGTATCATCATGCGATGGGATTTTACACAGTACTATGTCTCAAATTTTGCTCGAGATGTGTTACAAAAAATTCACCAGCAACCTCTTTTTCACGTGGAAGCAATCAATCCAGCTTTGTATCGGAAAGTTCGTTTGCTAGACACTGTCCGTGACCTGCGTCGACAGTTGGGTCATCTGATTGTATTTCTCAACATCTGCAGGCGAAGCACAAA GCTTTTGGAAGAGATGACATCACTTCGCAGACATTGGGCAGAGGATGACGACATTTACTCTGTAGAAGATTTTCTCATG GTTCGCAGTGGAGAGATGGTGGCACAGCTTAAGCAGTTTGTGTCAGAAGCAATCAGCCATGTGGAAGGGTGTCAG CTTTGTCAAGGTTTGGGCTTCATCTGTGAGTTGTGTCAGGATCAAGGAGTAATCTTTCCCTTCCAGCTAGGCCGAGTCACCTTGTGTCCAG TTTGTCAAGCATGCTTCCATCGATCCTGTTTCATACCTGGCAAGTGTCCAAAATGCAGCCGGATGGAGATAAG GAGAAAACGGCAGACTCAGATTTCCCCCAGCACAGAAACTCCCCCTTCAGAACACAGCAACATCAAGGAACAGAAGGAGGAGGTTGCAGCATCATCTTGA
- the LOC112555765 gene encoding run domain Beclin-1-interacting and cysteine-rich domain-containing protein-like isoform X3, translated as MHSPSDGVFWSFIRGLKWLRPGMTSTLEQVRRAARSGNHSGLGQLWLHESLQNHTLSSQLAILASDPEHLRYHYHDGAFLRNSDFVQAMLICLRAVELNKVAVLADIDPKILQKRTKSIHYHNSPSTSPSVMSVDDLYADIQSVPVMHPAYSISRGTETLSPPRPDVMFSISGDHSGGAGAESTHSAEVSVPSCTMPSADRYTTSPTLNVFISSSPNTISLYDHTLVDPLSSIYSTSPPLIEEHPPVFHNIQDHPQSQSRLGQHRETLRKCLSESYASDSFQQYHLTGCKEVYIPPTDTSGDNNEKNVRSNPRLGTSNGAVSAGVKHSVEVASIYKLGHKRSQSDFGVGAASARNSDFAPSPDLGNGAEPSEGKTAESAASSAAGKTSQRTSQASIPGLHRRDSFFQPPAKGQSLVSYLSEQDFNCCATLETENAHFTIADILISVFEQMKWENTLKRQSLMDTVSDEEESDDEIAELKQRIRIRRRERLVEKSKRFSANSDGMNDTNTGSSQAASSPFSSHDFSSLSGSSDSEELDSELELTFSGNEPSNLALLKISGLSLSMASLYSAADLQKRGKSPEPTGLDQQGSTEKSNFSAEAIALSLLSQFSEKRLPKASELDWLVSEKDVPQALLPLPNSYPISPDDGENADLMQTAYQTKLRGNLEWAPPRAQIIFTVHSQEKRSVVLSRQNMRCAGCGAKTEPGFVKRLRYCEYMGKYFCQCCHSNSMEVIPGRIIMRWDFTQYYVSNFARDVLQKIHQQPLFHVEAINPALYRKVRLLDTVRDLRRQLGHLIVFLNICRRSTKLLEEMTSLRRHWAEDDDIYSVEDFLMVRSGEMVAQLKQFVSEAISHVEGCQLCQGLGFICELCQDQGVIFPFQLGRVTLCPVCQACFHRSCFIPGKCPKCSRMEIRRKRQTQISPSTETPPSEHSNIKEQKEEVAASS; from the exons ATGCATTCTCCTTCGGATGGAGTATTCTGGTCATTCATTCGTGGTCTCAAGTGGCTACGCCCTGGAATGACTTCAACGCTGGAGCAAGTGAGACGGGCAGCACGATCAGGAAACCACAGTGGCCTAGGACAGTTGTGGCTGCATGAGAGTCTTCAGAACCATACTCTCTCATCCCAGCTGGCCATACTTGCCAGTGATCCAGAGCATCTTCGGTATCATTATCATG ATGGTGCATTTTTGAGGAATAGTGATTTTGTTCAAGCTATGTTGATATGTCTGAGAGCTGTAGAACTAAACAAGGTGGCTGTTTTGGCTGACATTGACCCCAAAATT TTACAAAAGCGGACAAAATCCATCCATTATCACAACAGTCCATCAACATCACCTAGTGTCATGTCTGTGGATGATCTCTATGCAGACATACAGTCTGTTCCAGTAATGCATCCAGCATACTCTATCTCACGGGGCACCGAAACTTTGTCTCCACCAAGACCAGATGTGATGTTTAGCATATCTGGGGACCATTCTGGGGGTGCAG GTGCAGAATCAACTCATTCAGCTGAAGTCAGTGTGCCATCATGCACCATGCCTAGTGCAGATCGCTATACTACATCTCCtacattaaatgttttcatctcttcttctCCTAACACAATCAGCTTATATGACCATACACTTGTTGATCCACTCAGTTCGATCTACAGCACATCACCTCCTCTCATTGAGGAACATCCACCTGTGTTTCACAACATTCAGGACCACCCCCAGTCCCAATCTAGGCTGGGTCAGCACAGAGAAACTTTGCGAAAGTGTCTTTCTGAGAGTTATGCCAGTGACAGTTTTCAGCAGTATCATTTGACTGGCTGCAAAGAGGTTTATATACCTCCAACAGATACTTCTGGtgataataatgaaaagaatgtGAGGTCCAACCCAAGGCTAGGAACTTCAAATGGTGCAGTAAGTGCTGGAGTCAAACACAGTGTTGAAGTTGCTTCCATCTACAAACTTGGGCACAAACGATCACAGTCGGACTTTGGTGTTGGTGCGGCATCAGCCAGAAACAGTGACTTTGCACCGAGTCCAGATCTTGGAAATGGGGCGGAACCATCAGAAGGCAAGACAGCAGAATCAGCTGCCTCATCAGCTGCAGGGAAGACTTCACAGAGAACAAGTCAAG CATCTATTCCTGGTCTTCATCGAAGGGACAGCTTTTTCCAGCCTCCAGCCAAGGGGCAGAGTTTGGTATCATACTTGTCAGAACAAGATTTTAACTGCTGTGCCACTTTGGAAACG gaGAATGCACACTTCACAATTGCTGACATACTGATCAGCGTTTTTGAACAAATGAAGTGGGAAAACACTTTGAAGCGACAGTCACTCATGGACACTGTGTCAGATGAGGAGGAATCAGATGATGAAATTGCTGAACTGAAACAAAGGATTCGCATTAGGAGGAGAGAGCGTTTAGTAGAG aaATCCAAACGGTTCTCTGCCAACAGTGATGGCATGAATGACA CCAACACAGGCAGTAGTCAGGCCGCCTCTTCTCCCTTCAGCTCTCATGATTTCTCCTCATTATCAG GTAGCAGCGACAGTGAGGAACTGGATAGTGAGCTTGAGTTGACTT TTTCGGGTAACGAGCCATCTAACCTGGCGTTGTTAAAAATCTCAGGACTGTCCCTGTCCATGGCTTCACTTTACTCAG CTGCAGACTTGCAGAAGAGAGGAAAGTCTCCAGAGCCTACAGGATTAGACCAACAAGG cTCAACAGAAAAATCCAATTTCTCAGCTGAAGCCATTGCATTATCACTGTTGAGCCAGTTCTCTGAGAAGCGACTTCCTAAGGCTTCAGAACTGGATTGGCTGGTGTCAGAAAAAGATGTACCACAGGCA CTACTGCCCTTACCTAACTCTTATCCCATCTCACCAGATGACGGGGAGAATGCTGACCTCATGCAGACAGCTTACCAG ACAAAACTTCGAGGTAATTTGGAGTGGGCCCCACCACGAGCTCAAATCATCTTTACGGTCCATTCCCAGGAAAA acgAAGTGTTGTGCTAAGTCGACAGAACATGAGGTGTGCAGGGTGCGGTGCTAAAACAGAACCAG GTTTTGTCAAAAGATTACGGTACTGCGAGTATATGGGGAAGTACTTTTGCCAGTGTTGTCATAGCAACAGCATGGAGGTGATACCAGGCCGTATCATCATGCGATGGGATTTTACACAGTACTATGTCTCAAATTTTGCTCGAGATGTGTTACAAAAAATTCACCAGCAACCTCTTTTTCACGTGGAAGCAATCAATCCAGCTTTGTATCGGAAAGTTCGTTTGCTAGACACTGTCCGTGACCTGCGTCGACAGTTGGGTCATCTGATTGTATTTCTCAACATCTGCAGGCGAAGCACAAA GCTTTTGGAAGAGATGACATCACTTCGCAGACATTGGGCAGAGGATGACGACATTTACTCTGTAGAAGATTTTCTCATG GTTCGCAGTGGAGAGATGGTGGCACAGCTTAAGCAGTTTGTGTCAGAAGCAATCAGCCATGTGGAAGGGTGTCAG CTTTGTCAAGGTTTGGGCTTCATCTGTGAGTTGTGTCAGGATCAAGGAGTAATCTTTCCCTTCCAGCTAGGCCGAGTCACCTTGTGTCCAG TTTGTCAAGCATGCTTCCATCGATCCTGTTTCATACCTGGCAAGTGTCCAAAATGCAGCCGGATGGAGATAAG GAGAAAACGGCAGACTCAGATTTCCCCCAGCACAGAAACTCCCCCTTCAGAACACAGCAACATCAAGGAACAGAAGGAGGAGGTTGCAGCATCATCTTGA